A single genomic interval of Clostridium facile harbors:
- a CDS encoding stage V sporulation T C-terminal domain-containing protein, whose amino-acid sequence MKATGIVRRIDDLGRVVIPKEIRRTLRIREGAPLEIYTGSNGEIIFKKYSPMEEISIAAAQYAEVLYKTIELPVLICDHEQVIAAAGISKKEVLERRISSEWEEMLTQRQTYQKTNQSTGMQPVDGVSRSALIGIPILSNGDLSGSILFLEDDHCHQADDTLLKLATTAALFFGKQMEP is encoded by the coding sequence ATGAAAGCCACAGGAATTGTGAGAAGAATTGATGACTTAGGTCGTGTTGTTATTCCAAAAGAAATCCGTAGAACCTTACGGATCCGAGAAGGTGCACCATTGGAGATTTACACAGGATCAAATGGGGAAATTATTTTTAAAAAATATTCCCCTATGGAAGAAATTTCAATTGCTGCAGCACAGTATGCAGAAGTACTCTACAAAACAATAGAGCTTCCTGTGCTGATTTGTGACCACGAACAGGTAATTGCTGCAGCTGGAATTTCGAAAAAAGAAGTTTTGGAGCGCCGCATTTCTTCTGAATGGGAAGAAATGTTGACACAACGCCAAACATACCAAAAAACAAACCAGTCCACTGGAATGCAGCCAGTAGACGGTGTTAGTCGGAGTGCCTTAATAGGAATTCCTATTTTATCAAATGGAGATTTAAGTGGAAGTATTTTATTTTTAGAAGATGATCATTGCCATCAAGCGGATGATACTTTACTAAAATTGGCTACTACCGCTGCTTTATTCTTTGGAAAACAGATGGAGCCATAA
- a CDS encoding glycosyl hydrolase, translating to MKKTKRYAAALLAAVMVLSQGAVVNAATFTGETNNLTAFEQEFLSPDKDAKPFMRWWIAPGRMNEEEIRREVKEFADGGYSGVELQCLELAKNCSINDETWNQTMKWILQAGLDYGVQIDCTIGQMWPIATPEITDVDDIRAEQLLLNASADFTATADAMIYTTESYVFPKNLDQNRDYELIAVTAAKKLADGSYDSSTALNLLDGNQEIDFNQETGKMSWTAPSEGDWTVFYFYRQSANHTVGFGVEQYVIDHMSADATRAVTQNWENAMNSDPELKRLYEENAGSLFGDSFELKSNLWTPKMLEEFQARRGYDLTPYLPAINSNFSEIGDRVRDDLYTTMTELLAENHMGVFNEWADSHNMTLRYQAYSSKGSSPFELTDPALYTDIVEVESYALSGTNPDSYRQLSAVPNMRGDKIFSAEAAEIGNDSWRETWTDTQLQSGSDNRHLGFMHYAYRLFSAGVNKVVFHGSTYKFTDTENMFFPVQVTWPGYSAMSALSYGNEWDDKTPMWENVDIMTDALSRTQMVLQQGQGDVDLAVYRCMYGKGNIQSDITPIEQAGYTYDYVTQAILNMDNAVVGTEDGKAVLAADGPSYKALVIEPMGDGTVPEMSLDVAEKILNYAKAGLPVVIVGEAPSKVNSYPGSNENVGSSELLADADAQLVAYMDELKGLDNVKTVADRAELVTALSQLEVSPDAQPETPSNMYYNHRTTEDAELYFMYNDDENELAETVTLKGEGTPYLLDPWSGEITPIAEFISSNGMVTINVDLDSQDAMMVAIAKDGWSSKTLENTVQQTNADNAVYNVDTDSLALRSTQGGNLDAVLNDGTSVHVTAEAAENPMDLTNWTMVLNQWTEGENVHDTNIVQSDTYDLSETGLVPWYEIDSNLKNVAGVAEYTTSFELEKGWEQGQGAYLDFTDVSDVGRLFVNGTEVPMNQISLHTDIGQYLVAGKNTIVVEVSSNMSNVMFGKTPDNTYNFGIIGNVTLTPYTQTEIVVSKADKGILNSVIAYAEQAKTSGEYDNAIESVQKTFDAALENAKAVANNAAATQEEVNAAWKTLMNEIHKLGFVAGDKTALASLIEAANGINAELDRYVEAGKAEFTAALETAQTVFDDGDAMQAEINESADNLLNAMLNLRYKADKSVLEDVLAEAGKVDANAYTAESYAALQAVVAEANDVYNNENATQEEVDAAVTNVQAAMDQLVAVDGSVSEETTPSTDDTATQTGQESTTKANAAKTGDTTPLAGAVAAVIAGAVLFTLRKKK from the coding sequence ATGAAAAAAACAAAACGCTACGCAGCGGCTTTGTTGGCAGCTGTTATGGTTCTATCCCAAGGAGCTGTTGTAAACGCTGCAACATTTACAGGGGAAACAAATAATTTAACTGCTTTTGAGCAGGAATTCCTTTCCCCGGATAAGGATGCGAAACCATTTATGCGGTGGTGGATTGCACCAGGACGTATGAACGAAGAGGAAATTCGCAGGGAAGTAAAGGAATTTGCAGATGGGGGTTATTCTGGCGTAGAATTACAATGTTTGGAACTTGCAAAGAATTGTTCAATCAATGATGAAACATGGAACCAGACAATGAAGTGGATTTTACAGGCTGGATTAGATTACGGCGTACAGATTGACTGTACCATTGGGCAGATGTGGCCAATCGCTACCCCAGAAATTACAGATGTAGACGATATCCGTGCAGAACAGTTATTACTGAATGCAAGTGCTGATTTTACTGCTACTGCCGATGCAATGATTTATACGACAGAAAGCTATGTATTTCCAAAGAATTTAGATCAAAACCGCGATTATGAACTGATTGCGGTGACAGCAGCGAAGAAATTAGCGGATGGAAGTTACGATTCTTCTACAGCATTAAATTTATTGGATGGAAATCAGGAAATAGATTTTAACCAGGAAACTGGTAAAATGTCTTGGACAGCTCCTTCTGAAGGGGATTGGACTGTATTCTATTTTTATCGCCAGTCTGCTAACCATACAGTTGGGTTTGGGGTAGAACAATATGTAATCGACCACATGAGTGCAGATGCTACCCGTGCTGTTACACAAAACTGGGAAAACGCAATGAACAGCGATCCAGAATTGAAACGCCTTTATGAAGAAAATGCTGGAAGCTTATTTGGTGATTCCTTTGAATTAAAGAGCAATTTGTGGACACCAAAAATGCTAGAAGAATTCCAAGCCCGACGTGGTTATGATTTAACCCCATATTTACCTGCGATCAACAGTAATTTTAGTGAAATTGGAGACCGTGTACGGGATGACCTTTATACTACTATGACAGAACTTTTGGCGGAAAACCATATGGGCGTCTTCAATGAATGGGCGGATTCTCACAACATGACTTTGCGCTATCAGGCATACAGCAGTAAGGGGAGTAGTCCATTTGAATTGACTGATCCAGCACTTTATACCGATATTGTAGAAGTAGAATCTTATGCGTTGAGTGGAACCAATCCAGATTCTTATCGCCAGCTTAGTGCCGTACCAAACATGAGAGGGGATAAAATCTTTTCCGCAGAAGCAGCGGAGATTGGAAACGACTCTTGGCGTGAAACCTGGACGGATACTCAATTGCAGAGCGGAAGCGATAACCGTCATTTAGGATTTATGCACTATGCTTATCGGCTTTTCTCAGCTGGTGTAAATAAGGTGGTATTCCATGGTTCTACCTATAAATTTACCGATACAGAAAATATGTTTTTCCCAGTCCAAGTGACTTGGCCAGGATATTCTGCAATGTCCGCTTTAAGTTATGGTAACGAATGGGACGATAAAACTCCAATGTGGGAAAATGTAGATATTATGACAGATGCACTTTCTCGTACTCAAATGGTACTGCAACAGGGACAAGGCGATGTTGACTTGGCAGTATACCGCTGTATGTATGGAAAAGGGAATATCCAATCCGATATTACACCAATTGAACAGGCTGGTTATACCTATGACTATGTGACCCAAGCAATTTTGAATATGGACAATGCTGTTGTTGGAACTGAAGATGGTAAAGCAGTTCTTGCAGCAGATGGCCCATCCTATAAAGCGTTAGTAATTGAGCCAATGGGGGATGGCACTGTACCTGAAATGTCATTGGATGTTGCAGAAAAAATCCTAAATTACGCAAAAGCAGGATTGCCAGTTGTCATTGTAGGGGAAGCGCCAAGCAAAGTAAATTCTTATCCAGGAAGTAACGAAAATGTAGGTTCCTCCGAACTACTTGCGGATGCTGACGCACAACTGGTTGCATATATGGATGAATTAAAAGGTCTTGATAATGTAAAAACAGTTGCAGACCGTGCGGAATTAGTTACTGCGCTTTCTCAACTGGAAGTTTCACCGGATGCTCAGCCGGAAACACCTTCTAACATGTATTATAACCATCGCACCACAGAGGATGCGGAATTATACTTTATGTATAATGATGATGAGAATGAATTAGCTGAAACTGTAACCTTAAAAGGAGAAGGAACTCCTTATTTACTTGATCCGTGGAGCGGTGAAATTACACCAATTGCAGAGTTTATCTCCAGCAATGGAATGGTTACCATTAATGTTGATTTGGATTCCCAGGACGCAATGATGGTTGCCATTGCCAAAGATGGTTGGAGCAGTAAAACATTAGAAAATACAGTACAACAGACCAACGCAGATAATGCAGTGTACAATGTGGATACTGACAGTTTGGCATTGCGTTCCACTCAAGGAGGAAATTTGGATGCAGTTTTGAATGATGGAACGTCTGTTCATGTAACAGCAGAAGCTGCAGAAAATCCAATGGACTTAACCAACTGGACAATGGTATTAAATCAGTGGACAGAAGGGGAAAACGTCCATGATACAAATATTGTTCAGAGTGATACCTATGATTTATCTGAAACAGGCCTGGTACCTTGGTATGAAATTGATTCCAATCTGAAAAACGTAGCAGGTGTAGCGGAATATACTACCTCATTTGAATTGGAAAAAGGATGGGAACAAGGACAGGGTGCGTATCTCGACTTTACCGATGTTTCTGACGTTGGACGTCTGTTCGTTAATGGAACAGAAGTGCCAATGAACCAAATTTCTCTTCATACCGATATTGGTCAATATCTGGTTGCTGGGAAAAATACAATTGTCGTAGAAGTTTCCAGCAATATGTCCAATGTCATGTTTGGCAAAACACCTGATAATACCTATAATTTCGGCATTATTGGAAATGTTACCTTAACACCATATACACAAACAGAAATAGTTGTTTCTAAAGCAGATAAAGGTATCTTAAATTCTGTGATTGCTTATGCGGAACAGGCCAAAACAAGCGGGGAATATGACAATGCCATTGAAAGTGTACAAAAAACATTTGATGCAGCATTGGAAAATGCCAAGGCAGTAGCAAATAACGCAGCAGCAACCCAGGAAGAAGTAAATGCAGCATGGAAAACCTTAATGAACGAAATTCATAAACTGGGGTTTGTAGCTGGAGATAAAACAGCGTTAGCTTCTTTGATTGAAGCAGCCAATGGAATCAATGCGGAACTTGACCGTTATGTAGAAGCGGGCAAAGCGGAATTTACCGCAGCATTGGAAACAGCACAAACTGTATTTGATGATGGAGACGCAATGCAGGCAGAAATTAACGAATCAGCAGATAACCTGTTAAACGCAATGTTGAACCTGAGATACAAAGCAGATAAGTCTGTTTTAGAAGATGTTCTTGCGGAAGCAGGCAAAGTGGACGCAAACGCATACACAGCCGAGAGCTATGCAGCATTACAAGCGGTAGTAGCGGAAGCAAACGATGTGTACAACAATGAAAACGCAACCCAGGAAGAAGTAGACGCAGCAGTAACAAACGTACAAGCTGCAATGGATCAGTTAGTAGCAGTAGATGGAAGTGTTTCAGAAGAAACAACACCGTCCACTGATGATACAGCTACTCAAACTGGACAGGAATCTACAACAAAAGCAAACGCAGCGAAAACAGGGGATACTACACCACTGGCTGGAGCTGTTGCAGCAGTGATAGCAGGTGCAGTATTGTTCACCTTACGTAAGAAAAAATAG
- a CDS encoding AraC family transcriptional regulator, with protein sequence MYIDHLIASEREKVLHLSFSDSVIKKHRQQLNEYGFFTVSIENEQNPMNNGLSIILHGPPIKTKHSPVFHNHDYYEMVYVYRGGCVNTFRDHEVILSQGDILLLNPNVLHCLHTLHEQDCVFNIMLSRSLFEESMLLLLSDNKLFSNFIVSYMYQINTSQEFLYFPAQQDGQVDDIVTNLIYEVRERSSSGNGNVIQYLLAVLFTLLARIHAEENNINAETQPKIASLLDIISYINQNSNTVNLSVLEERFSYSSGYISRMIKQHCGQSFTQLVQNAKLQHAREILKTTDTSIVEVAEESGFQDSQYFSKLFKEKFGLTPRQYRKMCQESIVSSF encoded by the coding sequence ATGTATATTGACCATTTAATTGCATCAGAACGAGAAAAAGTACTCCATTTAAGTTTTAGCGATTCTGTTATAAAAAAGCATAGACAGCAACTGAATGAATATGGATTTTTTACGGTATCCATTGAAAATGAGCAAAATCCCATGAACAATGGGTTATCCATTATTCTGCATGGTCCTCCTATCAAAACAAAACATTCTCCAGTATTCCATAACCATGATTACTACGAAATGGTTTATGTTTACCGTGGAGGATGCGTCAATACCTTCCGTGACCATGAAGTTATTCTGTCACAAGGAGACATCCTTCTATTAAACCCTAATGTATTACATTGTTTACATACTTTACATGAGCAGGATTGTGTCTTTAATATTATGCTTAGCCGTTCCCTTTTTGAAGAATCAATGTTGCTTCTTTTATCAGATAATAAATTATTCAGTAATTTTATTGTCAGCTATATGTATCAAATCAATACCAGCCAGGAATTTTTATATTTTCCCGCTCAACAAGATGGCCAAGTGGATGATATTGTAACAAATTTAATCTATGAAGTCCGTGAACGTTCCTCTTCTGGGAATGGAAATGTAATACAATATCTTCTTGCTGTATTGTTTACCCTATTGGCAAGAATACATGCGGAAGAAAATAATATCAATGCGGAAACGCAGCCTAAAATAGCATCATTACTGGATATTATTAGCTATATCAATCAAAATAGCAACACTGTCAACTTATCTGTTTTAGAGGAAAGATTTTCCTATTCCTCCGGTTATATTTCCAGGATGATTAAGCAACATTGCGGACAAAGCTTTACACAGCTAGTCCAGAATGCTAAACTCCAACACGCCCGGGAAATCCTCAAAACTACGGATACTAGCATTGTAGAGGTGGCGGAAGAATCCGGTTTCCAAGATAGCCAATATTTTTCTAAGTTATTTAAAGAAAAATTTGGCTTAACCCCAAGGCAATACCGGAAGATGTGTCAAGAATCTATCGTTTCATCTTTCTAA